gAACAACATTGAAATGAAAGAATGTTTGAAAGCGTCAGCACCTCTAGCGATAAAATACATGCACTGAGCTGTAACCAACCTAATCACAAAAAGCTGAAAATGTTTTGAGAGTAACCATGTctcataacagcataacagcagtGAGGTAAACTTAAAATAATGACTTCCCTGATTGTCCAATCCATCCTTTAGAATAAGCTAAATAATATCTAGCAACTAACACCAAGTCAGTCGCAATAATTTAAAACGCACGATGCTGAGCAATCAATAAATTTGGGAGCAAGAAAAACTCAGTCTGATTTGTCTGTCGGCAGAGCGGTGCTACGCTTGAAGTCAGATTTGAGCAGTCGGTAGAAGAGGACTATGGTCATTAAGGTGACGACAGCGAGCCCAATACTGCCTATTGTGAAGAAGACAAGAGGCACAAGGTCTTTGTTTAGAAACAGCCAACGAGTCATCCATGCGAAGGTCATGATTCGGAATGTAATAAAAGACCCTGTAAAACAGTGACAACACTGAGAAAGCTACTAAGGATTGTCCTGCACACTGCAGGAAATGTTAATATTCTTTAGGTAGGAACTATCGAAGAGAAGACAACCATCAATGAAAGCAGGACTAGAAAGTATGCAGAAGATGTTAACCTATGTTATTAAGACCTCAGAATGAAGAACAAGCATTTTAAGTAGTAAAACAATAGTGGAGGAGCAAACACCGCAAGTAAAGTAAAGTCGTGCAGCAATACTGTAAGAGCAAGTACGGCAGAGGTAGAGCCCTGTATTGCCGTACTACTCTACTGTAAGAGGTAGAGTAGTACGGCAATACTATAAGAACAAGCACTGCGAGTAGTGCAGCAATACTGTAAGGGCAAGTACTGCAGGTAGAGTAGTGTGATAATACTATAAGAATAAGCACTGCGAGTAGAGTAGTGCAGCAATACTGTAAGAACAAGCACTGCGAGTAGAGTAGTGCAGCAATACTGTAGGAACAAACACTGCAAATAGAGTAGTGCAACGATACTGCAAGAATAAGCACTGCGAGTAGAGTAGTGCAGCAATAACGTAATAGCAAGCACCACAAATGGAATAGCGCAGCCATATTGTATGAGCAGGCATTGAGTGTAATAATGTAGCAGTACTGGGAATGCAGGGAGTAATAGTGCAAAAGCGGAGTAATATTAAAAGAGTGGCATTACTAATGGATTTACATGATAGTAAACTAGCAACTCCTCTGAAACAAGCTAACCATATACTCATTATGAAATATCTGGTAGCCAGTTTACTGTGAATGACCCATAATTACCAAGCctgaaaaaaactttacatctaCTACGAAAAAAGCATAGCTGTAACATAGTATGAACAGGAAATGAAAAGTACATGCTTAATATCCACAATATCTCTAGCAAACCAAAGCAGGCGCGAATAGAAtattataacatacatgtatatcatttataaGACAAACGAAATACAGCAGACATTATTGGTCTGAGTAAACAACGAGCAAATATAAAATTGCCGCAGTCCAGACTGCATGCCTATATGTATGAGACAGTTGTTAACATGTTGTTAACATGCCTTGCACGAGATTTGTTAACTGGAGTAATCATTGGGACTAGTTGACAGAGTGATTAGCGACCTTTAAACTACTGATTAGACTGTTTATGTGAACTTGGGTACTACAATACAGATGAGCTAAAGTCCACACAATACAAGGAATTAAAGTACATACAATATTGGGGCACCGGAGTGCATACAATACAGGGGAACAAAAGTACATACAATACAGGGGAGCTAGAGTACATACAATACAGAGAAACTAGAGTACATACAATACAGGGGAGCTAGAGTGTATAAAACACAGGGGAGCTAGAGTATATACAATACAGGGGAGCTAGAGTACATACAATACAGGGGAGCTAGATTACATACAATACAGGGGAGCCAGAGTACATACAATACAGAGAAACTAGAGTACATACAATACAGCGGAGCTAGAGTACATACAATACAGGGGAACTAGAGTACATACAATACAGGGAGAGTAAATACTGCCAACCATTTTACCCCCAAGCAAGATAAAGGTGGGCGCTGGCTGCGTTACTTAAGCACATTCCCTGTCTACTGTGGAGAGGTCAAGGGTCATAGTGGAGAGGTCAAGGGTCATAGTGGAAAGGTCAAGGGTCATAGTGCACAGCTCAATGGGACAGTGCAcataatacaaaaaaattgtgaAAGCAATGCATAGAATAGTGCAGTACAATAATGCTCACATGCAATGTAATAGTGCAAGCAATACATAGAATAGTGCAGTACAATAATGCTCACATGCAATGTAATAGTGCAAGCAATACATAGAATAGTGCGGTACAATAATATCCGCATGCAATGTAATAGTGCAAGCAATACATAGAATAGTCAGTACAATAACACTCGCATGCAATGTAATAGTGCAAGCAATACATAGAATAGTGCAGTACAATAACACTCGCATACAATGCAATAGTGCAAGCAATACATAGAATAGTGCAGTACAATAACACTCGCATGCAATGTAATAGTGCAAGCAATACATAGAATAGTGCAGTACAATAACACTCGCATGCAATGTAATAGTGCAAGCAATACAATAGAAAAGCACACTAAGGCAGGACCAATGAAAGGCAGCATTTTAGCACAGCAAGTCTGTttgcaaagaaaacattttggagTAACTAGACGAGATTGTTCAGATATCTTTCAGCAATGTAACTATATGATATTATAGATgaattattaatacttttagcAAGAAAAGACTTGCtgtgttatatacatgtatatgatgtaaACAAACCTCGTGtataaatatagtttaaatCAAACAGCGCTTCTTCAAGGAGCTTTGAACCATCGTATGTTGGAAAGTAATTCTAGTATTGAGTCAAATATTTGCTTAAATTTTACACCAAAAGCCAAAAAGTTAATTTATTAAGGAAATTTTAAGTAGAAGTTCCAGCAAATGAcacatttatttttgtatttactaATATTAAACCATGGTTCAAGCTTGCATAGTCGGCAGTAGGGCATATGAACGAATCGcttaaaagaagataaaaattcaTAGCAAAAAGTATTATTAATGCATACTCATAGATAACAGAATCCCTTGATTAAAGATTCTTTATTGCAGCATAAAGTCATCAGACTGTTCGGCCTTGACCTCTCTGTCGACATGAAATCATCATTTTGTCGAACGCAGGTAAAACCAATAAGAATGTAAAAGGAATAATAAGTGTAAAGTGATTGTTTAGAGCACAAATTAACAGAAACAGAATCCGAGGCTATTTGCTGGTGTAATCAAACACGAAAGATGAATTTCACCAAAAGGCCTTTGTTATATGACATAAGTTTATGTTGACTTTGCTACCACTATGTCTATGGTAGCCTGCAACAGCTACCACTATGTCTATGGTAGCCTGCAACAGCTACCACTATGTCTATGGTAGCCTGCAACAGCTACCACTATGTCTATGGTAGCCTGCAACAGCTACCACTATGTCTATGGTAGCCTGCAACAGCTACCACTATGTCTGTGGTAGCTTGCAACAGCTACCACTATGTCTGTGGTAGCCTGCAACAGCTACCACTATGTCTATGACAATACTTTCATCAATCAAAACTGTGCTCTCTGGTAGGGTGAATAGAATAGGCAAACAAATTTTGGTCTAACAAAGCAGAGTATCTCATACCTTACTAGTAGTCAAAGCAAAAAAATTAGACTAGAGcagtaatattaaaacaaaaacattttggtacctttttatttaaaagatgtgccgatgatgaaataaaattacaaaaagcgGAAATCCTTTtgcaatatttaaaaatgttaatggGATGAGTAGCATTACATATCATTAGCCTATCTTTCTGACCATCCTTCTAGTAGCCTAGAAAACACTAGAAACACAAATGATGATAAAAGAAAAGGTAATTCCTAATTTTATTGGCTCGTGATATGTTAGGCCGACCTCTGACTCCCTTATTGTAAAGGTTACCTACCAACATTGGCCAAACCATTGAGCCTGAAGCATGCCGACGATTTGTCTATGCGACAGATAAGCATCAGCTGTCTAATGTGAAGGAAGACAGAGTTAACCTCAACGACGAGGGCGACTACAGCGTAGCCAACATATGTCTGAAATGCTATGGCTATACCAAAAGCGACGAGGATCTACAAGAGCAGACGACTACAAGGATAGTGATACAGCATGCAGGGATGACTGAAAAAGCATTTGACTGTTGAGGGCTCCGCTGTAGGTTCAGTGAACCTTTTCAGTACAGTTGACAGAACTTAGTGATGCCCAGACCTGTAGTTATATACCTGCAGGTAAAATGTACATTTAAAGCTGTGTGCACACTGGCTAACAATCTGTTACTAAAGTTTATGCCTTGTCTGTGTGAGCAACTTGCAATGTGAGCGATTGACTCAACcaataatagaaatggtatgATATACACATACCTTATTTTTACCTTTGTTTTTTTAAGGTTTTATATAGCATACTCcagaatacatgtattctgGAATAATTATATCGAATCTGAATTGATTGTTGCTATCCAGAATAAAAACATAACTTTTAAAATCTAGTTTTATTACACGGTATGATAAATAGAGTTCTGCGATGTGTTTTAAATGAAGTTTGGGGATGACTGCACGCTAAAACATGAGTTCCCCATCATGCGTTTGCTACTCTGTGggtaaaaaacaaacaaaaatcaaatactTGTAAAGCAAGGTATATTTAAATGTACATGCATTAGACCTTCTTCagaatttagttataaaatttCGCTTATTTTTTTCcaaatatattacatactagaagttcccctgtcatacagcccacgacctgataatggaataagtgataacggaaaaaagaaatggcagtgctggttgttgaaaaagtagttgtcagcagggattggcagagtatagtgtaaatgaaagttgttcgagatgaaataaaataaattggagGGAGCACGAATTCAAAAATgtgcaaataacaatttcaacaaatatagaaaagttagataagttcagcgttctgttaaaggtcacgcaatctagtctcctcccttttacgttgtaggatttggtcattgatagctaatcgactGATGCGCTCCCGAGCGAAGTTGTTAACTTCTAGATTAAATTGTTAATTAAaactgtaggcctaacctactgtaaagGTATAAATACACTAGGcaatatttagagcgatatcgcgctgcgtggcgctaatctgcgctagaattcactcagtgtgctcatccagagcgatatcgttagactttctctgcacaactttatcgctagcgagatgcatttcgattggttggattttaccagaatgcaattttatggcgggtaattatttcttatcgatgttcaccaacgtacagcagcaacaatttgctattttgttaatattgaaacatcttcagaacgagcactgaattgttcataaatttaataagagcactcccagtcctgtgcaccataacaaacaaaaattacaaaaaatccaagttgaaaaccaacatttggagtcaatcgttgcgcaggttgaccatcttgagaacggtaaatatttaatacattaggcctaaatataaaaaaccactacataataaaatatgtataaaaatagtaaaaaatattacagttaaaaatgcaataatcgttttttcttatgtctccttgtagtgtaggcagtgtacaatccgtgaaagtgagattaggtttaataacaaatgcgtttagttgtttacgttgtcgcctagacagcgccatattgactgacctaaatttattaacaactccgaagaaactaatgatacggaattttattggcagtttgtgggcgtgcccattatatcgctcgctagtgaatcgctcaagtgtgtttatgcacacgctagcgatatctccgccctcctcatgacgctcgcgataaaatcgcctagtgtgtttacacctttatgtatgtaatttaacaagaACAATAAGAAaatgtgtttattataactctgaaatgcaaaattacaagtaaaatggcaagctactgtgtactacacagtttgaaagttggttgtgttgaatgtagaatggttttgatagcgatctttaacagaaagcaagtaccagcgttcacgcgtctggaagttttctgcaaactgcagcaaaataaaaaaatgttctcatcataaaggggcattgtagttcggccctagcttgtacataagttgtaaagaatttcggctaacgttttaactAATTTAATGAAGCCTtcgtgattggacaaaaaaacataggctgataaactgtgtaccacaatttcgtacatgtaaatcggtctacgcctcagcctcaaacggtctacgcctcagcctcaaacggtctacgtttattacagaaaccttcgaataaattcgattacaagtaaacaatgccatagactggtgaaatgagcacggttttctcgtgaaatgcgtactgctaaatagttctactatctgttgcacggctttattggcatatcgtaggccggtcttaacttttatttaaaccaagcttttcaagcgttttgtggcgatttccggccaaattaatctgtctatttgtgtataatccgatcagatgggtaagttttaagatacgttcgacaatttacaaagacttggtagcatatttaaataggcttatatgtgttttgtatcgttattatactttaacgactctacaaaacgatggttaaatttgttgatgagatttcgaaacaagggtttccaacgttgttgatgaaaaattttcgtaagttgtttgcacatgcatttatcttaaaaactctcaaacttcactccgctcgtttggtcgtgggattaaatTTGAAACCGGCCGGTGGCAGTACGGCACAACAATGAAAACTACCATGTTATGATTGAAAGTGCAGTCGTAAGCTTGTTCAATGGTAGTATATACCGCCCTCTCACTGATATTTGATACCGTTAATTCTGTGAAATACCTTTAACACGGATACGATGAAGCTCCATTATTTTGAGCGTTTGTAAATGCTTCAGACAGCGATGTGTACATTGCATGTATAATAAAAGAGTTTTCTTTTCATATTTACATCCTATTTGACTCGGCAGCAACATGACCATAAAAATTACTCATGCATCAGTCGACCGCAAAGAATTCACCTTCAAATCGTCTGGCAGAAACTCGACTTATGCCTGAGTATATATGGTAATTAACAATTTGATCAACAGAAATAGCAATAGTTATATTTACTTCAATAGCTAAGTTATCAAGCCCCAACTTCAAGCAATTCTAGCAGAATGCTGTCATTACAATAACAATTGTAATGACAGCATTCTGCTTGGGATACAAATTTTATGTCTTTGGTTGCTTGTAACTAAGTTGTTTACAAACATTTAAACAATTGGAAAGATTGTGAATGGTGCATGTAGTAATAGAGATGTAGCAGACTTTGTAACactttgtgataaaaaatagcaCTGTTAAACATgcgttcaaataaaatgttctgaATGACTGCTCAAGTTGTAATCAAACTAGTCTTGGTTGTCAGCTAGAGTACACGAGGCTTAGAGGCAGCCACCCCACTCATTTTGGTTTCAAGGAGAGTTGGCTCATATGTTCGGGTTGTGTGACAGTCAAGTGAAAACCAAGGCTAACAACAAGTACTCAGTAGGGCAGAGAAAAGCTTAAGTAGTCAAGGATAACTTACTACTGTGTGGTGACCAAGTAGCTCAAAGGTGTCCCTCTTCCTGTGAAAGAGGAGCATGTCAACGCAGTCGTATATTGTGTAACCTACAAGATAGCCGCAGACTGAATAACTCGGTAACTTAGTGTGACTAATAATATGACAAAACACCAACTATAACAGGACTCATATAATAATAGCACTGTCATTATAACAGCACTGATACTATATTAGTATCGATATTATAGCAGTACTGGTACTACTATAGTATTGGTACCATATTAGTCCCAATACTATAATAGTACTGATACTATAGCAGTACTGATACTATAGCAGTACTGTTACTATGATAGCACTAATATTGTGACAGGCAGAGACCAACTCGCACTGAAACAGGTTCAACCGACTTGACCCAACTCTGACAGACCCGGCTCGGCACAGACCTACAGAGAGTCGTAGACACAGTCGAGGATCTAAAAACTCAGAGTCAATTTGCACTTTCTTGTGTATGCTTGTCTTGTACAATTTCCATGTAGACGCAAATAAATTATTCTGAATTTGAAACATATAGTGTTGTTTCTCTCTGAGTTCACCAGTAGAACTAGTAAAAGTGGCGCAataaattcctttacaatactaCAATAGTGCCAATACCAAAATAGTACTGATACTATAATAGTACCGATATTATATTAGAACCGATACTATATTAGAATCGATAATATATTAGTACCGATATTATATTAGAACCGATATTATACTAGTACCAATATTATATTAGTACCGATACGATGATAGCACTGATACTATAATATTACTGATACTATAATAGTGCTGATACTATAATAGTACTGATACTATAATAGTACTGATACTATAATATTACTGATACTATAATAGTACTGATACTATAATAGTACTGATACTATAATAGTACTGATACTATAATAGTACTGATACTATAATATTACTGATACTATAATAGTACTGATACTATAATAGTGCTGATACTATAATAGTACTGATACTATAATATTACTGATACTATAATAGTActgatactataataatagtagCGATGCTATAATAGTTCTGGCACTGTAACATGAGCGATATTATTGTAGGAGCTaacacaaacatacatgtatatacgacTTTAACGTCACCCTGAGgtaacagaatcaaacctcaaTAGTCCATTAATGTAACCCTATCGCTGTTTGCTCTACCCATATCACGTATTAAGCAACATAAATAACTTGATTTAAGCGCAGCACTGCTTTGATAGGATATCATGCTGGAATGCAGAAGAATTTATGCCAAAAGACTAATGCCCGTAAGTGAATCACTAGTCACATGCATCCATAATACATCTCGTAAGACAGTAGCACATATTCATGTTTCCATGGCTCTGGTCCAGCCAGTAAGTGCTGAATACACTCAGCATACAACCATACTTAATGTAAACACTTGAATTAAGCTAATTTCTAGTTTCCAAGGAGCGGACAATGCTGATGCTAGGAAGTCTTAGCATCTGTATCTGACGAAATGAGCTGTTAAACGCTTTGTAGAGCTTCACCCTCTTCCCAACTCGACTGTGTACATTGTAGCAGCGGTTACTACACAAATAAGTAAGCTTATCTCCTATGCTACCATCGAGAAAGAGAAACAAATTTACTTGAATCTGCTGACACAATGATATTATAAGGAGCTCAGTGATAAGCATAGGCGAAACAACAACAGCTACCATTTAGGCCTCTTCGAATCGCCAGCGTTGGGTTGGAGGTTTATCTGGCACTTTAGTTTTGTGAAACCAACAATAGCCCAGTTAATATTCTTCTGTTGCTATAAGGGCTGCATGCAAGAATAGACATTCCTGGGTGGTGTTTGAATAGCGAGGAGATATAGTAGAGGGAATTGACAAGCTAATTTATGAAGTACGCTGAGGAGTGCTAGACTGCAGCTCAACTCACCTAGGCTGAAGCATACTAGACTGTATGAGTAGATATCATGACTCGAAATAACATCTTGCGCAAGTCCTGGCGTATATAGGAGACTACAATATGGACAGCAAAATATAATACAACATCTCATCATATGATACTATTGAAATACTcattaaaataatagaaatactcACACACTATGTAATCAAATTACTAAACATTTAACATGAGTAAATGAAGAGGCTGATCCCCTGTACATAGTTCAACCGAACACGGAGGACAATTTTAACAGAATAAAAGCGGCAAGGAAATGGTTACCATAGATATGTGGAGTAGCACTTGTAAGAGCAAAGGTCATACTTATTTATACTGCAGGTAATACAAAAAGAAAGATTATTAAATGTAAGATTATTAATTAAATAGAACGGATACAACATGTGTGTTCTAGAGTGCTAGGCATGTATTAGCAGTTACTCGACAATCGCTGAACACTCAGACAAGT
Above is a window of Watersipora subatra chromosome 3, tzWatSuba1.1, whole genome shotgun sequence DNA encoding:
- the LOC137391795 gene encoding TLC domain-containing protein 2-like, yielding MEEETSYYPISTVTASVLLFSTLGYITSKNIPSRSKSSWKFKNIFVSLLHAATSGTWACYCLLYTPGLAQDVISSHDIYSYSLVCFSLGYTIYDCVDMLLFHRKRDTFELLGHHTVILVAFGIAIAFQTYVGYAVVALVVEVNSVFLHIRQLMLICRIDKSSACFRLNGLANVGSFITFRIMTFAWMTRWLFLNKDLVPLVFFTIGSIGLAVVTLMTIVLFYRLLKSDFKRSTALPTDKSD